From the genome of Capra hircus breed San Clemente chromosome 21, ASM170441v1, whole genome shotgun sequence:
TACATATTCTACAACAATGAAAGACACCTGAAatttatatgatatatacatgcacatagtattttttttttctttaaagcataGAAAGACTTATTGTCAAAAGCAGTAATTGCCTCAGTCTTCTCCAGCCGCAGGCAATTTTAATCAGTTAGACTTCTTGTTACAGAGTGGTTCCCTccactgaaataaaatgtttactcCACAATTTCTTGGTTTATTGGATTTATTGACTTGCCCCTAAGAAAAGTAAAGGTTTCCGTCACCCTTCCCTACTTCCTCCAAACATTGTCTGCCTCTATATTTGGTTACCTTTGCAATTTAAAATGTAAGTAATATGCTTAAGCCTCAAGTGCTTGTTCTACAAACCATAATCTCTTGTGGCCCTTATTCTCAGAGGCCCTTCCTCTCAGAAGAAGATAAGGAGACTGAGTTTTCCTTGATTTCCTTTcatctcccagcatcacagtgcTTGTCTGATGTACATTCAAGTTTCTGAGGTCAAGGTTATTAGCATTTACGTTCTGTTTAATAACCATAAATCGCCCGTGAGTGACCCGAAGCAGTGCTGAAAACTGAAGGCTGGCTCCCTGTGTTTGCATTCCTCTGTGACTCACGATCACTGCTGCCCGTGGGAGTGGGCTGTGCTTACAAGTCCTTCTCTTTGGATCTAATGCCACTCAAAGGAGAATGTTAAAGAGACTTTCGTTTCTTACGTTCTGTTAGATGCTCGAAATCCATCACTTTCTATTTCAGTTCACTTAATATTTTGACCATGCCTTTCTTAGATAACTTGGCTTGTTTGTCCGGAGTTGCTAATACAGCAGCGTTTCAccagctgcatagtattccagcATAGAAAGTGTTGAGGTTTATTTTCACCCAGCGCCCTGTGGTTGGATTTGAGGTGATTTCAGTCTTTCATTAACATGAATGGCGCTGTAACTAATGTTCTTTGACGTTCATCCCTGTGCGTTTGTTTCATACATAATGTTTGAGAATCCGGGAGTGCTGCTTCTCTTAAATCTGACTGCCGGTCCTCAGCCCCATGCACCCACTGCCTTGCTGATCTACCTTCAACCGCATCAGTCTGTTCTAGAGGTTGGTGTAAGAGCGTTCTCAGGGGAGGAGTGGCCCCCAGGTAATGTCCATCATCCTCTCTCCAGGGTCTGAAAAGCGACCACTCCTCAGATTTGAAGCTGAAAATATCTGCAACTACACATCCCTCCTGCTGAGCAAGGATGGCAGGACTGTGTACGTGGGTGCTCGAGAGGCCCTCTTGGCACTCAACAGCAGCGTCAGCTTCCTGCCAGGCGGGAAGTACCAGGAGGTCAGATGATGCTCAGGGTTAGGCTGGGTGGAGGGTGctggtggggtgaggggtggaacTTCTGGGCCCCAGGATGATGCAAATAGGGGAGGGCTGAAGAAAGGGAGGCGGAGCCTCTGCTCCCAGGGGGAGGGGCAAAGAAACAGGAGGCGGAGCCTCTGCTCCTAGGTGCACACTGACCTTTCCCTTTCTGGTTCCCCAGCTGCTGTGGCCCGCAGATGCAGAGAGAAAGCAGCAGTGCAGTTTCAAGGGCAAAAACCCAGAGGTGAGCCAGCACCTGGAGGTGACCTGGGCTGAAGGAGGGCTGGAGGTGGTAGGTCTGGGCCCAGGATGGAGGCCGGAGGTAGGAGCAGATGCTGCCAGCTGTAGTGGAAAGGACATGGGCTTCTGAGATGGCCAGACTCGGGTTTGTGTCTCGACCCTGTACTTATTATCTCTGTGATCTCGGACAAATTGATTTGCCTTTCCGAGCCTTAGTAAAATGGGGGTAAGGATGGCTGTCTCACTGGACTTGCCACAAGGATTCAGTGAGCTAATACATATGATAAGGGCCAAACAGACGTCAGCTTCCAGCAGGAGCAGTgattgggtgggggtgggagtctgTCCCTTTGAGGATGGTGCTTGATGTGGCAGGCCTGACATATCCCAGCTTGGTTTTGGCCAGACCAATGAATGGGGACCGGTCAGCCCAGAGTTCTTTGGGAAGACTCCCCACAATTCCCAGAGGCCTCCTGGTCCTAAGTGCAGCAGGGGGCAAAGGTGAAGGTAAAAGACCCCAGTCTCGGGGTCAAGACACAAGTTCAGGGAATTTCATggggtccagcggttaggactcctaATCCCTGGTCTGGTAACTAAAACCCCATAAGCCAAGTGGCATGACCCCGCCCCCCAacaccaaatttttttttaacacacagGTTCAAGTCCTGActgcttttgatttcttttattcaaCAGAAATGTGTTAAGTACTTACTCTGTGCCTGGGTGCTTTGAGACTCTGGTTATTAtcgttgttgttactgttgttgaatcacaaagttgtgtctgactgcaacTCTCtgaactgctgcacaccaggcttctctgtccgtcactgtctccctgagtttcctcaaattcatgtctgttgagacagtgataacatccaaccatctcatcctctgtcgcccccttctcctcttgccctcagtctttcctagcatcggtcttttccagtgaattgactcttcacatcaggtgaccaaagtattggagcttcagcatcagtcctttcaatgaatattcagggttgatttcctttaggattgactggtttgatctcctgatTATTATATCATTGTGAAAAAGAAGAAGTCAGTCTTGCTTTAAGGGTGGTCAGGTTACACTTCCTTTAGAAAGTGACATTGGAGCCAAGATTAGGAGGAGGGTGAGGGGTTTGACGTGGAGAAAGAACAGGACTGTGGATGTCACTCTGAGTGAGGTATTTGGGGAACCACTGGCAGGCTGAGCAGCGCAGTGGCGTGGTCTAGTGTAGGTTTTCAGAAAGTCGCTCTAACCACCGTGGTGGGGAGCGGGCTCCTGGAGGCAAGGATAGAGGGAGACCAGTGAGGGGTGAAAGGGGATGGTGGCCCGGACCAGGGTTGGACCAACAAAGGGAGCGAGAAGTCTCGGTCAGATCCTGGACGTATCTTGAAGATGGAGCCACCAGGATTTCCTGATGGAAGAACCAGCGTGGAGGTGGTATAAGAGGGGAGTCGCGGATGCTGTGAGGTTTGAGGCCTGAGAAGATGGAGTTGGCGTCTATGAAAGCGGGGAGACCCCGGAGGAGGGAGTTTTGGGGGAACAGTCAGAAGCTCAGGAGATGCCTGTTAGGATACCCTCTCAGAGGCAAGCTGCGAGTCTGGAGTCCAGGGTTCAGGGCTGTGTGTTTCCTCCTGTTCTGGGCTCAACTTCCTCACCAGGTGGGGATAAGACAGCTCAAAAGGGAGATGTTTTGTGCCTTCACCccagactgaactgaagtttcctAGTCACAGAGCTAGCTGAGTCCCAAGGTCCCctcctacacacacatacacacacacacacacacgcacgcacgcacgcacgcatgcacgcacacgcgcgcacacacgcacacacacgcacggtCCTCCATCTCTGCTCCAGGAGGCGCAGCCCCTTGGgtctggtggggggggggggtccagaGGCGCCCCCTGGTGGCCTGTCTGTGCCTTacatcctcctccttcctccagcgGGACTGTCAAAACTACATCAAGATCCTCCTGCCACTCAACAGCAGCCACCTCATCGCCTGCGGCACGGAGGCCTTCAGCCCCGCATGCACCTACATTGTGAGTGCCCCTCTGCACCCCGGGCCGGCCCCTGGCCGGCCCAGGAAGTAGCCCTCTTTCTGCCTCCAGGCAACTGGTCTGTATCACTGACCCCCGGTGAAGGGCAGGGCCCTGGTGGGAGGCTTCTGGGAGGCCAAGGGCCCTGAGAGCCCCGGgaccctgccccagccctgatGGGCGGGTCTCCCTGCAGAATGTGGGGAGAGGACGAACCCATAGGATTCCCTGGGCACAAAGACCCTGGCTGACCCCACAATCACACCCTCTCACTTCCTCCAGCTCCCTCTCACTTCCTCCAGCTCTCGCTCAGTCCCCACCAGCCCACCTCATCCACCCTCCTCATCACACGCACGCTCTTGTGTTTCTGCCCTTTGCACAGCTTTGCGGAGGGTGGCGTTTTCAGGGTGTGGGTCGGAGCAGCCAGGTTCCGAGTCAGACGTTCCTGGGTTTGAACCACATCGCTGCCCTTTCCTGGCTCACGTTGCCTTTCTGAGCCTCTTCACTGCCCCGTGGGCCAGCCACAGTGAGGGGTCATGGCGAGGCGCTGCGGGGACTGTGCCCCAGGGGCCAGGATGAGGAGGAGGCCCTCGGACTGCTGCCCTCGCTCTGAACACCTCCCTGCTCTTCCACCAAGCTCGCTCACTCCCCGGTGTGGCCCTGACCTCCCCGCTCTGCACCCCTGCAGGACGTGGAGAACTTCACGCTTGCACAGGACAATCGGGGGAACATCCTCCTGGAAGATGGCAAGGGCCGTTGTCCTTTTGACCCCAATTTCAAGTCCACGGCCCTGGTAGTTGGTGAGTGGGGGGCGGGGCAGGCGGGGTGGCCCGGGTggtcggtgccatgctggtgtccagtGGTGCAGTGACCCCGGACGGCTTTCTGTTTGGCTCTTCTTAGTTCTTattccctcctctgtcctcctcaaGCAAGAAAGGCCACGCTCAGGTCACTGTGGGCCCTGAGCAGGAAGAGGCTGTGCCCAGGGCCCATTCTCATGGgaaatgttctcttggcagaTGGCGAGCTGTACACGGGAACAGTCAGCAGCTTCCAGGGGAATGACCCGACCATCTCCAGGAGCCAAAGCCCCCGCCCCATCAAGACTGAGACCTCCCTCAACTGGCTGCAAGGTGAAATCCTCCTGCCGCCCACCCAGTGGGGAGTCCCCAGGCCCCAGGGCGGGGGCCCTATCTCCCCAGCAGGGCCAGAGAGCAGAGTCTTGCCTGTCTGGGATCACTGGGCTGATGGTGCTCCCCACCGGCCCCCCCCACAGACCCAGCGTTTATGGCCTCAGCCTACATTCCCGAGAGCCTGGGCAGCTCGGAAGGGGACGATGACAAGATCTACTTCTTCTTCAGAGAGATTGGCCAGGAGTTGGAATTCTTTGAGAACACCATGGTGTCCCGCATCGCCCGTATCTGCAAGGTGAGGGGGCTGGGCCACCCCAGAGGTGGCCTTCTCCTGTCCTCCAGAAGGAACGGCTTGCTCCTGgcatctctctttttctcttgaattTTTGGCTGAGCTACATCTTCACTGCTTcctgggctcttctctagttgcgatgagcgggagctttttctctagttgaggtgcacgggcttctcattccgggggctcctcttgttgcagagcccaggctgtACTCGcagctcagtaattgtggtgcacgggcttagttgccctgtgacatgtgggaccgtcctggaccaaggatcaaatccatgtcccctacTTTGGCTGGCAGATTCataaccactgaaccagcagagaagtcttcttttaagttaaaatgtctggtttttttttatttaaaagaaatgtgaaaacatAGCAAAGTACGCACAAAAATCACAAGATAAAGAGGCAGCTTGGTATGGTGATTAAGAGCGTTGACGCTGGAGCCcagctgcctgggttcaaaccctacaggtcgtgtgatcttgggcaatttccttgctgagaaatctgtttcaGTTCCCGCCTCTGTTCAGCATGTAGGGTGCTTGGAAATGTGCTGAGCAACCACTAGGTGGTGACTGTCGGTGTTACAATCTCCTCCTCCTTCCGCAAGAGGTGACCACTGTTAACAATTTAGAATGTTCCCTGCTAACCTTTATTCTTTTGCCCACGTGTAAAGACTTACATATTTGTATTATGTAAAACCAGGTGCAAACAAAGAGATACTGTAATGCAACTCTTTAGCCTCTCTTTCTGCTCAGCAGTAAATCgtgacatcttttcatgtctgtAGACAGAGTTCCCTTCGTCCTTTTTTCTGGCTCCTTACAGTTAGGGGAGCACTGTCATTTACCTACCCAGCCTTCTGGCAAGGGGGAACTGAAGGCTGGCACttcaagtctttcttttttttaaatttattgtttatGTGAAATTTAGATCTAGCTGGAggcatgctctctctctctctctctctctctctctctctctctctctctctctctctctctctctctctctctctctctctctctgtacgcacgcgcacacacacacatacacacacacacacacacacacacacgccatgggatacaacatgtgggatcttagttccctggtcagggattgaaccagcgttccctgcactggaagcatagagtcttaaccactggaccaccagggaagccccctgtctTCTTGATTTGAGATGAGCTCAGGCCTGGTGTTGTGTCTGTCGGGCCCTTCCTGGTGTCCGTCTCAGTCACCGCTGGGGAGGGGAAGCGAGGAGCCGTCCCTgagcccagcccctctccccctcATGCAGGGTGACGAAGGGGGCGGGCGCGTCCTGCAGCAGCGCTGGACGTCCTTCCTGAAGGCGCAGCTGCTGTGCCTGCGGCCTGACGACGGCTTCCCATTCAACATGCTACAGGACATGTTCACGCTGACGCCCCGACCCGAGGACTGGCTGGACACCCTCTTCTATGGGGTCTTCACATCCCAGTGGTGCGCCTCCCGGGACCTAGCTGGGAACGGGCCGGGTGAGGGGTGAGTGGCTGGCCTCACTGTGAaccccagggctcctggggctcATTCAGCCAACTTCCTCGGTAGGAACGGGGGGACCACAAAGAGCTCTGCCGTCTGTGTCTTCACCATGAGGGACGTGCAGTCCACCTTCAACGGCTTCTACAAGGAGGTGAACCGCGAGACGCAGCAGTGGTACACAGTGACCCACCCAGTACCCTCGCCCCGGCCGGGTGCGGTGAGTGCTGCTCCCTGCCGCAGGACAGCGTGCTGGGAGGGTGGGTCCACACCCCGTGCTGGGCTGGCTTGCTTCCCTAAGCCTGTCGTCTCATCTTGACCGTGGGGGCAGAACCCAGGGCTGCTTGTCTTTCCAAGTTCGATGTGACCGTGGATGTCAGGATGGCAgtgggctgggcagggctgtCCCATCAGAGCGCTGCCTGCAGCGTGCCTCTCTCCCATTCCACTGTGAGCTCCTTGTTGAGTGGCCAGCCGTGGGCAAATgatcctctcttctttccttccagcCTCATGGGCTCCTCACAAAGCAGACCTTGAGACAAGGATGTGGGTGCTGGCAGTTCCTAGGGGAGCTACTCCCCAGAAGCAGCAAAGAGGGGACAGGATTGTGGAGGGAGGGGCGGAGCCAAGAAAGCTGGGGTCgcaacgctgctgctgctgtgggcGCCTGGAGCTGaggccctggggccctgggaggctatgtggagtacatctcagCGTTGTCCCCTTGGGGTGTTTGTTACCAACTGCTGGGCCTCAGTGATTGAGGGTCATTCTGGGATGTTAATTCCTGGAGCTGCTGCAGAGAATGCCCCTCGACAGAGAGAATCAGGAACCCTTGTGCtatcgctcagtcgtctccgactctgtgtgaccccatggactgtagcccgccagactcctctgtccatggggattctccaggcaagaatactagagtgggttgccatgccctcttccagcagatcttcccgacccaaagacttgaactggggtctcctgcattgcaggcggattctttaacacctgagctatcagggaagcccaggaagcctCTGGCAATACAGCAGACTAACTGCAGACACCCTGTGGCCCCTATGCTAGGACACCTGCTCAGCCTGGGCTTCTTGAGAAAGGAACTCTCTCACTTCCTGCTGAAAGGATGCTACAGGAGCAGAAAGTGCGGTCATGcccaggggatggggtgggggacggatgggcaggaaggagagatggttggtgggcagagaggaggaaaCCCTGGCAGCCAGGGCCCATGGCCCCACATCCTTGGACCTGCAGATAAGCATGTTGGCTCCACAGAACTGGAGAGCCATGCTGTGGCCTGGCTTCTGAGGGTGGGGGAATCCCTGCTGTCCACTGGGGAGGCAGGGCTTGGCAATCCCGGTGGGATCTGTAGAACACCCATCCTGCTGGCCACCCCAATGCCGCCCATCTCAAACCAATGCCTTCTCCTTCAGTGCATCACCAATAGTACCCGGGAGAGGAAGATCAGCTCGTCGCTACAGCTCCCCGACCGTGTGCTGAACTTCCTCAAGGACCACTTCCTGATGGACGGACAGGTCCGCGGCcgcatgctgctgctgcagccccaGGCCCACTACCAGCGCGTGACTGTCCACCGTGTGCCGGCCCTGAACCGTGCCTACAATGTCCTCTTCCTGGGCACTGGTGCGTGCCCACTGCAGGCGGGCTGGGGGTCGAGGGGGCATGGGCAGCAGGCTCTTCACAGGGCCTGAGCAATATCCCTATTGCAGATGATGGCTGGGTGCACAAGGCGGTGAGTGTGGGCATCTCAGTGCACATCATCGAAAAGCTCCAGGTCTTCCCGGCAGGGCAGCCCGTGCGGAACCTGCAACTGGACGCCGACAGGGTAAGTAGAGGAGGGAGTCCAGGCAGTGGGCTTGGGGTGCCCCGCCCTCCTGCCCCAGCCAGGTGGAAAGATCCAGGCTCCTGGCATGCGCTGTTGGAATGTGGGGAGAGGGGCATTTGCATGAGAAGCGGCTCCCAGGAGGTGGCTTTGTGGGGCACTGGAGCCGGGTGTAGCTGTGGGAGCCGGGGCCTGCCTCCCATGCTACGTGTCTCTTGCAGGGATTGCTGTATGCTGCCTCACACTCGAGCGTAGTCAAGGTGCCTGTGGCCAACTGCAGCCTGTACCAGAGCTGCAGGGACTGCCTCCTGGCCCGGGACCCCTATTGCGCTTGGAGCGGCTCGAGGTGTGCGTCCATCAGCCTCTACCAACCGGAGGTGGCCTCCAGGTAAGAGCTTATTCGGGCCCCTTCCCCTTGTCCCTCCTGGCGCACCCGCCTCCAAGTGTCTCTGCTTTAGACCCTCTGTGGAATCACCACACAGCCTCATTTGTGCCCGCTGTCTGGGCATCATTTTTGTTTAataactgtatttatttatttttgactatgctgggtctttgttgctctgcgGGCGTTGTCctggttgtggcgagtgggggctgctctaactggtgcacaggcttcttgcagtggcttctcttgctggggagcacgggcttcagtagctgcagctctcaggctccagagcacaggctcaggagttgtggtgcacaggttgcTTCGCAGCAGATGAGacgttcctggaccagggattgaagccgttATCTCCTGcgtcagcaggtggattcttcaccactgagccagccaccagggaagccctgggcatAATTATTAATCAGCTCCCTTCCTGACTCTCAAAAGAGTTGTAATTCAGACAGTAAATTATGTTTGCCTTACCCGTCTGTAAAGCAGGGACAGGATTTGATAGTTAGTATGAAATgtcatagctgtgaaaagatttGCTGGAGAATGTGAATTGGCACGTGAATGTAGTTAAATAACAGAAAATCAGGGCTCCATAACAGTCCATTAACAGACCCATTAAGGgacttcctagtggtccagtggttagaactctgctcttccactgcaggggatgagggtttatTCCCTGATCAGGAGACTAAGATCCCGAAAGTGACGTGGCCAAAAACAAAccaattaaaaattgttttcaaaataacTTATTTTGTCTAAGAAAACTTAGACAGTAGAGATAagcacaaacaaaataaaaactacccAAATTTTACAACCTAGAGAGACTTAGATTTAATATATATCCTCCCAGATTTTTCCACATATGtgtaatataaacaaaaatactttttttttaaaacttaaaaaaaaaaaaaaagattgtttggCTGCAGTtggtctttgatctttgttgtgacatgtgggatctagcttccagaccagggatcaagcccaggccccctgcattggaagctcagggtcttaaccactgcaccatgagggaagtcccaagtacatgcattttaagtaaaaattggATCTGTCCTATTTGTAATGTCTGTATTTCACTCAAGGGTATACCTGTttccagttttatattttaaaacatcacatgtgtgtgtgtacacatatgtatacctgAAAGGACACTCAAAAAAAATGCCACCATTATTATTGAATGGGTAATTgcgtttttttaaattatattttagctccataaagttttgttttgtttttaatacttaTGTATGTATTTGGTTATtccgagtcttagttgcagcatgtgggatctaataccctgaccagggatggaacctgggctccctgcattgggagctcggactcttagccactggaccaccagggaagcctctgattGTGACTTGTGTAATGTTTGGTTGAGTTTGTGCTTGGTtgagttctgtattttccaaaattaagTCAGTGCCTGTGTTTTGCTTTAAAAGAGACAGATATATGTTAATACGTACAGATTTGGCTGCTCTTCCAGATGTTCTCTAGGGGCTCACTCTGCTTTTGTGATTAAGGAAGTATCACAGCAACTTTTATATGAAGTAAATACTGTGTAGACAGAGGAGATGCCAGCTCTGTCTATAGAGCCTGTGGACTGGGGAATTGCAAAGGGAGGCCGCCTGCCTTTCACCCCTGCCTTGGTCCTGGTGGTCCCTGAGCCCTTCCCCAGGCCCACGTCTGCAGGGCTGTGTGACAGTGTGTACTGCAcggaggaggaggggggcagATGCAGGCTGGTGGGGTTTCCTGGCCCATCCCAGACTCTCTTTGGTTCTTAGGCCGTGGATCCAGGACATCGAGGGGGTCAATGCCAAGAACGTCTGCAGCCCTTCCAAGGCCCGGGCGTCTGTACCAAAAGGTAAGGTGCCCCACCAAAAGGTGGTGGAAAGGCAGGGGCCAAGTCTGCCTGGCAGGCTCCTGCAGCCACTGATGGGCGTAAATGCCTTTCCTCACTTGCTCATCCCTCTGGCCCCAGAAGCAGTGTCCTGGCAAGTGAGACCCACAGTTCCCAAAGTCCCCAAGCTTCCGTTACAGCAACGAGGCGCACAGCCTGGTGGTGGGTGAGTGAGCCTGGGGCGAATGGAGACATCAGCCCCCCCTTGACTGGGAACTGCTTTTTCTGCCTACAGGTGAGAAGCCCTGTGAGCAGGTTCATTTCCAGCCCCACACAGTGAACACCTTGGCCTGCCCCCTCCTGTCCAACCTGGCAACCCGGTTCTGGCTGCACAATGGGGCCCCCATCAACGCCTCGGCCTCCTTCCGCGTGCTGGCCACTGGGGACCTGCTGCTGGTGGGCAGCCAGCAGGAGCTGGGGCTGTTCCAGTGCTGGTCGCTGGAGGGAGGCATCCAGCAGCTGGAGGCCAGCTACTGCCCGAAGGTGGTGGAGGACAAGGTGGCCGGCAGTGCGGACCAGAGCGGCAGTGTGCCCGTCATCATCAACACATCTCGGGTGAGCGCACCGGTGGGCAGCCAGGCCAGCTGGCGCATGGACAAGTCATACTGGACGGAGTTCCTGGTGATGTGTGTGCTCTTCGTGTTCGCCGTGATGGTCCTCATCTTATTCTTCCTCCATCGGCATCGCGGCGGTATGAAGGTCTTCCTGAAACAGGGGGAGTGTGCCAGCGTGCACCCCAAAACCCGCCCAGTGGTGCTGCCGCCTGAGACCCGGCCGCTCAACGGCGTGGGCCCTCCTGGCACCCCGCTTGACCACCAAGGCTACCAGGCCCTGTTGGACAGCTTCCTGAGGCCCCGCGTCTTCACGGAGTCAGAGAAGAGGCCACTGAGTGTCCAGGACAGCTTCGTAGAGGTGTCCCCGGAGTGCCCCCGGCCCCGGGTCCGCCTGGGCTCTGAGATCCGGGACTCGGTAGTGTGAGAGCAGACTTCCGGAGGCGGCCTCCCTTTGGGGCCCCTAAGCGCTCAGAGCCAGTTGACTGGACCTCTGCTCCTCCTTGTGGAAGAAGCCACGGTGTCCAGCCCTCAGGAGCGACAGAGCCCTCTGCCAAGTAGCAAGGCCCCCCACCCGCCTCCACCCCAGATGGCCATGTCCCTGTGGGTCCTGGCTGAAGATGGGGGCCTGCCCGAGTGAGCAGATGCTCCTTAAGTGAACTGAGCCCTTTGTTTAAACAGTCGAAAATGtgaaacaggaaaagagagaCAAGATGACGCCACACGTGGCCAGCCCAGTGCCCAGCTCCCAGCTTCCAGATTGGAAGGATGCATGCAAAGTGGCTGTGTGAGACAGAGCTGGAAATGGCGCACCAACTGGCCTCCTCCGCCTTCCCCTACTGTCACAgctgcccctgctcactgcagagaCGGGGGCCAGCTTGGGCTCCAAGGGGTCCAGCCTTCTCAGCTGGCCAAATCCTTGCAGCCATCATCCTGTCACCTCAGGGACCAGAGGGCCACACTGGCCCCGCAGCCCTCCCGAGGCCCTGGGCTCAGGCCCACCTCCTCCTGGACTTTTCCGGCCTGTATCAGGCTGCGGCCACATTAGAGTGACAGG
Proteins encoded in this window:
- the SEMA4B gene encoding semaphorin-4B, whose protein sequence is MGRGSRASAPLGTLPLPLLLLPLLLLPPSPSRALTARISLPLGSEKRPLLRFEAENICNYTSLLLSKDGRTVYVGAREALLALNSSVSFLPGGKYQELLWPADAERKQQCSFKGKNPERDCQNYIKILLPLNSSHLIACGTEAFSPACTYIDVENFTLAQDNRGNILLEDGKGRCPFDPNFKSTALVVDGELYTGTVSSFQGNDPTISRSQSPRPIKTETSLNWLQDPAFMASAYIPESLGSSEGDDDKIYFFFREIGQELEFFENTMVSRIARICKGDEGGGRVLQQRWTSFLKAQLLCLRPDDGFPFNMLQDMFTLTPRPEDWLDTLFYGVFTSQWNGGTTKSSAVCVFTMRDVQSTFNGFYKEVNRETQQWYTVTHPVPSPRPGACITNSTRERKISSSLQLPDRVLNFLKDHFLMDGQVRGRMLLLQPQAHYQRVTVHRVPALNRAYNVLFLGTDDGWVHKAVSVGISVHIIEKLQVFPAGQPVRNLQLDADRGLLYAASHSSVVKVPVANCSLYQSCRDCLLARDPYCAWSGSRCASISLYQPEVASRPWIQDIEGVNAKNVCSPSKARASVPKGEKPCEQVHFQPHTVNTLACPLLSNLATRFWLHNGAPINASASFRVLATGDLLLVGSQQELGLFQCWSLEGGIQQLEASYCPKVVEDKVAGSADQSGSVPVIINTSRVSAPVGSQASWRMDKSYWTEFLVMCVLFVFAVMVLILFFLHRHRGGMKVFLKQGECASVHPKTRPVVLPPETRPLNGVGPPGTPLDHQGYQALLDSFLRPRVFTESEKRPLSVQDSFVEVSPECPRPRVRLGSEIRDSVV